GCAACAAAAAATTTTAACCATTTGATTTTGTACTAATAATTTTAGCTTAGCATGCCACCAAATAATTCATGGCTCCGCTATTGAAATCTTAGCATGTGCAATTTCAAAGTCTCGGTTGCCAAGTCTCCCCAGGCTGTTCAGCACCCATTCTGAATCTTGATCGAGATCTAGAGCAGTGCAAGTCAAGGAGTCTTCATTCTCATTTGAAACAATGCTAAAATTATACCTCAGCTTGGACTCCTTGGGCAAAATATACCCAAATGTATTAGTACTACTTGTGGATACACCACTAGTCCAAAAAAATCACCTCTCCTTTCTTAATCTTCAATTGGTGAGGGTCCCAATCAAGCGTGAAAGGCCCCGGCGCACGGTTGGCTTTAGTTTCCCATGATGAAATCCACGAAACATGGCCGTTTGTACGGTTGACACCCAATTTCATGCCCGGTAAAAAGGTGTCAACTGGTAATCAAAGCTTTACGTTCACTTCTTCTTGTACAAAATTTCCCGAATCCAAAAGGATAGCCACAACAGTAGCAATACTGTTACTTATGTTGGTAGACCTAGTAGTTTGTGGAGCTGAGAAAAACGCAATTGGATTAGGATCCCCCCCGCATAATTTTCAAGGTTTTATTCCTGTCCAAGGCAAGAGTGCGTACAAAATAGGGGCTTTACGGTTGCAAATCCAAGCAATGTTGCCATCGGCCTTGTTGCTCTGGATAGATACGTAGCTGGTGCTTTTGGAACTGTCGTCGTGTACACAGGAACTGAAACTGAACTTCTCCGATGCAGAGACCAAAGAATTTGAGGAGTTGAGAGTGTCTCCTGCTGGTTTCAGTGTGTCCCTTGCAGGTCCACAGTCAGCATGCAAAAATGATTAAGTTGATTATTGCCATGATTAATTAATGACCATAACATGAAGTTTAATTTCTCCATATGATGAGGAAGAAAGACATGAAATCCATCACCAGAACATGATTAAGAATTTAATCAAGCAACGCGTCTCAGTTAAACCATTACAATCTTTGTACAAGgcatttataaattaaaaaaaaagggaataaagtaataattacAAGTTTTACACAAGTGACCATTTATTACAATGGTGGAAAGGTGTTAAGCTTTTGCATGACGGTGTGAGTTCGAACCTCGTCGGTAGTTAATCTACGAACCCCGTCGGTAGTTAATTTAACTTCTAATCTAATAAAATctattttttgaccaaaaaaaaaataattacaagttttactaaaaatttaggggtgtgatatccacacacccctttttacttctcttacaccttttttattttcgaccgtcggatatgatgaattgaagaaaatcaacggacaaaaattaacaaggaatgtgtgagaagtaaaaaggggtgtgtggatagcacaccccaaaatTTATCGGAAGACTTGATCACCCATTTGTATGCTGACAACGGTGACTAGATTCACAACCTCTTTCCCACGTAAATCACATCatccaattttatttttcttacaacATATCACGTATCTGTCATATgcaagactttttttttttgtttaacatgAAAACGAAGACTTTTTTGGAATATGGAGAGTGAAATTGCAGCGGAAGCATCCTAGATTTTTGATCGAATATTGAGTTTGGTTTCATGCCAGACTTCCTGGATCAAACAcaccctaaaaaaatatataaaaaaccaATAAGGTCATGTGATACGACATCATTTCAAGAGGAAAGGTACAAACAATCTAGTTTCTATACTAGGAAGATTCACTCGAACAAATTCTTGGAAACTATGACTCAAACAAAATTCTAGGAATTCAgtatttttaacaaatgataagCGTTTAAGATATATTCTTTATAATATTAGAGAAATCGAACGGTTGATCTATAACTCGCAAAGTGGTTGTAGCTCAAGTAATTTTACTCCCCAAttttacataaaacataaaataaaaacaaatcctAATTTACatggtaattttttttcatagctAGGGACAACTTCGACTATGGTAATGCAATTAATATACACTAGTTTTGGATGGAGAAGTTTCAAGATTGAGTATGGGATGGGGAGGGGCGAGAGACTTGGATGGAGAGGTGAGGTTTTATGAGTTAAACAGTGATGCAAGGATGTATTACTTAAAACTTTAGAGACCGTATGTTGGGCTATATATAATATACGTTACATGGATAATTGTTTAACTCATAAACGTTTTGAGTGTTTCTAACATATGCTTATCAAAAGCCTTCTCGTTCCATCAAACAATACGAAAATTTTCAATTGAATGAAAGACATACTATTTTATATATCACAGTACTTCAtggatcatcatcatcacataTCCTTAATTCAAAGGTAATAAATGAGCAtctagttttattttaattttattttatatagggACTACAGAAGCAAGCACCCTCTgtaaattaaactctaaaacttCTCAAGTATCTTGAAAGGTGCCAAAAGCCATCAGCCAACTCCAGTTGATGCATAACCTCCTACATTTACAAAAACAGCGTCGCCGTTAATTTATTGACTTCTTCCCAGGACACATACCAATTTGCGAAAGTGGTTTGACTGATGCTAATTAGTCGAGTAAAGTACAGTCTTTTCAATTAAGCAGATGCAAAACACTTAGTTGATGCACTACAAATATGATTTTTACCTTTAATTAACGCGCTTCAAAATCAGAACTGGACTTGTAGTTTGCTGAAGCAACAGTTTCAAGTTGCTGATTCCCACTTATACCAGCCTCCACCGTCCTCCTTCCAACAAAAAATGCTGGCTTTGTTGGTGATGCTAATGGAAAGCTTTCATTTGTCAACATAGATATGACATCTGACATGGTAGGGCGATCTGCTGCATTTTCTTCTACGCAAAGCAGACCGACATGGATGCATCTTAACAGTTGCTCTTTAATAAACGAATTTCCTAATGTTGGATCCGTTAATTCTAGCCCTGCACCTTTTTTCCATAACTCCCATGCCTGAAGAACAAGGATTGCATTTCATtctaaagaagaaaaatatgattATAAATTTTAAGAGAGAGATTTGTTTGTCATACATATCCTACTAAATTGAGTGCGCGATCGTCATTGTAAAAGCTGTTGTTTTTCCTTCCACTTATGATTTCAAGCATCAATACCCCGAAACTGTAGACATCAGACTTTACAGAAATAATTCCCCCCACGGACTCTGGAGGCATGTAACCACTACaccaaatgaaaaagaaaaatagtcaGTATACTTATCTGGAAAAATGCGTGTTTAGCAGTCAAAAGGGGAGGACCACGTCAATATGATGCAGAAATACTTACAGTGTCCCCGCAACCTTTCTAGTGTTTGCTTCCAAttcattttgggtgaaaatCCTTGCCATaccaaaatctgaaatttttgggttcatgttttcATCAAGTAGTATGTTACTAGCTTTTACATCTCTATGAATTACTTTCTTTCTTGAGTATTTGTGCAGATAAAGCAACCCTTGAGCAATTCCTTCGAGAATGCTAAAACGCTTCTTCCAATCTAGTAGTAGACCTCTGATTGGATCTGTCCAATATGTTGAGTTAAGTAGGactaatattaattaatagtAGTACTCTATGAACTTTGACagtaaaataaaaatcagaTAGTAAATTTAACAAATGAAATCAAGTATCTTGGTTCCTCACCAAATAAAAAGTGGTCCAAACTTTTGTTCTGCAGATACTCATATATCAACATCATTTCTTCACCATGAATGCAAAATCCGAAAAGGTGAACCAGGTTTGTATGTTGGAGTTCATATATAAGTATCagttcattcttgaattctgaTGTTCCTTGCCCTGAACATTTCGAAAGCCTCTTCACAGCTATTTCTTGTCCCGTTGCCAATTTCCCCTGAATTGATAATCCATATCATGCTTTTGCTGTCATTTTTAGGCAATTGAAgctaattccattttttttttcttacagcTTTTGAATTAGAAGcagaaatttttgttttttcaaaatgTTACCTTATAAACCGGTCCAAACCCTCCTTGTCCTAGCTTGTTTTCTTCAGCAAAGTTTCTTGTGGCAGCCACGATGGATGAATAGCTAAAAACGCTAAAATCATGATGTCGCTTAGATTTCATGAAGATAAGCATTTCGTTCTCAAGCGTTGTCCGGTTCTCACCTATACAGATCAATTAtaagaaattaaagtttcaatgGAGACAACAATTGTCAAAGATGTGATTAATAATCCTGTATTACTGGTGCACATGATTTAAAGAAATATACCAGCTGATGCAAGGGCTGATCTTCTTCGTCGGAGTAGATAGTACGCGGTGCAAAGCACTAGAGCAGCAGCTATAGAAATGCCAATCCAAACCCATTTATCTGCTGCATCATAAACAATTAGCTAGCAACATATGCAATCAGTGTAACACACACGGACATGTACGCATTAATTGTCTTCAATTTTTGGATGAACTAGGTCTTGCAGGTTTCTTCCGGAAAACGAAGAAAAATTCGAGACAGAGAGCAGAACTTAAGACAACAATAACAAAGATAGAGGTACCTAATAATACTGATTCCACGCGTGTCACAGATTTCCGGCTCAAATCGGGTTTGCAGCCTCGGTATATATCCTTCggatcaagaaaagaaaacccttTTGGGCATTCGCAGGTTGGCCTTTTATCTGGTTTGAGCATACAGGTACTGTTGTAACCGCAAACACCAACGCCCAGTCGTAGGCAAATATCATCCGGCATATACACCAGAGGACTAATCCAACTTGCATTTCCCGTGAAGTTTTTCTGGTGAGAATATAAAGCGAAAATCCCATCAAAATCAAGAGT
This genomic interval from Malus domestica chromosome 05, GDT2T_hap1 contains the following:
- the LOC103435555 gene encoding receptor-like serine/threonine-protein kinase SD1-7 isoform X2 gives rise to the protein MAVALSVEMLLFSSLFLLPISVISQNNGRVAVGSSLTATTGDSSSWLSPSGDFAFGFSPLGNNDRFLLSIWYAKIPDKTVVWYAYDGNNPMVAPRGSVLNLTANSGLVLNNPQGGEIWKSEITLGTVANGVMNDTGNFVLQHQNSGSLWETFSNPTDTVLPGQTIERNGTLSCRQSETNYTKGRFRLSLQGDGNLVLISVTTDNANIPYFSTKTTSGNVPGSQGKRLVFSSSGDMFVLRENDGRVPLKGTEGVSVRDNYIRATLDFDGIFALYSHQKNFTGNASWISPLVYMPDDICLRLGVGVCGYNSTCMLKPDKRPTCECPKGFSFLDPKDIYRGCKPDLSRKSVTRVESVLLDKWVWIGISIAAALVLCTAYYLLRRRRSALASAGENRTTLENEMLIFMKSKRHHDFSVFSYSSIVAATRNFAEENKLGQGGFGPVYKGKLATGQEIAVKRLSKCSGQGTSEFKNELILIYELQHTNLVHLFGFCIHGEEMMLIYEYLQNKSLDHFLFDPIRGLLLDWKKRFSILEGIAQGLLYLHKYSRKKVIHRDVKASNILLDENMNPKISDFGMARIFTQNELEANTRKVAGTLGYMPPESVGGIISVKSDVYSFGVLMLEIISGRKNNSFYNDDRALNLVGYAWELWKKGAGLELTDPTLGNSFIKEQLLRCIHVGLLCVEENAADRPTMSDVISMLTNESFPLASPTKPAFFVGRRTVEAGISGNQQLETVASANYKSSSDFEAR
- the LOC103435555 gene encoding receptor-like serine/threonine-protein kinase SD1-7 isoform X1, translating into MAVALSVEMLLFSSLFLLPISVISQNNGRVAVGSSLTATTGDSSSWLSPSGDFAFGFSPLGNNDRFLLSIWYAKIPDKTVVWYAYDGNNPMVAPRGSVLNLTANSGLVLNNPQGGEIWKSEITLGTVANGVMNDTGNFVLQHQNSGSLWETFSNPTDTVLPGQTIERNGTLSCRQSETNYTKGRFRLSLQGDGNLVLISVTTDNANIPYFSTKTTSGNVPGSQGKRLVFSSSGDMFVLRENDGRVPLKGTEGVSVRDNYIRATLDFDGIFALYSHQKNFTGNASWISPLVYMPDDICLRLGVGVCGYNSTCMLKPDKRPTCECPKGFSFLDPKDIYRGCKPDLSRKSVTRVESVLLADKWVWIGISIAAALVLCTAYYLLRRRRSALASAGENRTTLENEMLIFMKSKRHHDFSVFSYSSIVAATRNFAEENKLGQGGFGPVYKGKLATGQEIAVKRLSKCSGQGTSEFKNELILIYELQHTNLVHLFGFCIHGEEMMLIYEYLQNKSLDHFLFDPIRGLLLDWKKRFSILEGIAQGLLYLHKYSRKKVIHRDVKASNILLDENMNPKISDFGMARIFTQNELEANTRKVAGTLGYMPPESVGGIISVKSDVYSFGVLMLEIISGRKNNSFYNDDRALNLVGYAWELWKKGAGLELTDPTLGNSFIKEQLLRCIHVGLLCVEENAADRPTMSDVISMLTNESFPLASPTKPAFFVGRRTVEAGISGNQQLETVASANYKSSSDFEAR